The following proteins are encoded in a genomic region of Comamonas resistens:
- a CDS encoding helix-turn-helix domain-containing protein, whose protein sequence is MNTCSAPSSTAAATSAPGMRAPFGEHLRHWRQHRRLSQQGLALEADISTRHLSYVETGRAQPSREMVLRLAERLSVPLRERNALLVAAGFAPMYQARPLDHPDLAAARQAVDLVLKGHEPNPALAVNRHWNLVAANTVVPLLLDGVAPWLLEPPVNVLRLSLHPEGLGPRLANAAHWRAHLLHRLQQQIAATADGELQALHDEIAAYPFKEDVPSAAAASAASLIAVPFELNTRLGKLSFISTITIFGTPVDVTLQELAVESFFPANAQTQLALQQLQQKHRSG, encoded by the coding sequence ATGAATACCTGCTCTGCGCCCTCTTCGACCGCCGCGGCCACCTCGGCGCCCGGCATGCGCGCGCCATTCGGCGAACATCTGCGTCATTGGCGCCAGCACCGCCGGCTGAGCCAACAGGGCCTGGCGCTGGAGGCCGATATCTCGACCCGCCACCTCAGCTATGTGGAAACCGGCCGCGCCCAGCCAAGCCGCGAGATGGTGCTGCGTCTGGCCGAGCGCCTGTCGGTGCCGCTGCGCGAGCGCAATGCGCTGCTGGTGGCTGCAGGCTTTGCCCCCATGTACCAGGCCCGCCCGCTGGACCATCCCGATCTGGCTGCAGCACGCCAGGCGGTGGACCTAGTGCTCAAGGGCCACGAACCCAACCCGGCCCTGGCCGTGAACCGGCACTGGAATCTGGTGGCTGCCAACACCGTCGTGCCGCTGCTGCTGGACGGTGTGGCGCCATGGCTGCTGGAGCCGCCGGTGAATGTGCTGCGCCTGAGCCTGCACCCCGAAGGCCTGGGCCCACGCCTTGCCAATGCCGCGCACTGGCGTGCCCATCTGCTGCACCGCTTGCAGCAGCAAATCGCCGCCACGGCCGATGGCGAGCTGCAGGCGCTGCATGACGAAATCGCGGCCTATCCGTTCAAGGAAGATGTGCCATCCGCTGCAGCAGCCTCGGCTGCCAGCCTGATCGCCGTGCCCTTTGAGTTGAACACCCGGCTGGGCAAGCTGAGTTTTATCAGCACCATCACCATCTTTGGCACGCCTGTGGATGTCACGCTGCAGGAGCTGGCCGTCGAGTCTTTTTTCCCCGCCAATGCCCAGACCCAGCTGGCCCTGCAGCAGCTGCAGCAGAAGCACCGCTCAGGCTGA
- the tam gene encoding trans-aconitate 2-methyltransferase, producing MQDWNPALYLRFANERTRPAAELLARVPALQPARRLHIVDLGCGPGNSTELLVERFPDADVLGIDNSEAMLETARKQLPQAKFEAGDIASWAPAEGEPAPDLIYANASIQWAGEHEALIPRLFSLLAPGGVLAVQMPDNRQEPSHRNMREVAQLPRFVAHIGDASKVRTDILPIGAYYDLLAAPVRDVASVDVWHTIYQHPMESAAAIVQWLRGTGLKPFVEGLPAPLQADFLAEYERRIDAAYPERADGKRLLAFPRLFMVAQRKS from the coding sequence ATGCAAGACTGGAACCCCGCGCTGTATCTGCGCTTTGCCAATGAGCGCACGCGCCCGGCCGCAGAGCTGCTGGCGCGGGTGCCAGCCTTGCAGCCGGCCCGCCGTCTCCACATCGTGGACCTGGGCTGCGGGCCGGGTAACTCCACCGAGTTGCTGGTGGAGCGTTTTCCTGATGCCGATGTTCTCGGCATCGACAACTCCGAAGCCATGCTGGAGACTGCACGCAAGCAGTTGCCGCAGGCCAAGTTCGAGGCTGGAGATATTGCCTCCTGGGCACCTGCAGAAGGTGAGCCAGCACCTGATTTGATTTATGCCAACGCTTCCATCCAGTGGGCGGGCGAGCATGAGGCCCTGATTCCCCGTCTGTTTTCACTGCTGGCGCCCGGTGGCGTGCTGGCCGTGCAGATGCCTGACAACCGTCAGGAACCCTCGCACCGAAACATGCGCGAAGTCGCGCAGCTGCCCCGGTTTGTGGCGCATATTGGCGATGCGAGCAAGGTGCGTACCGATATCCTGCCCATAGGGGCTTATTACGATCTGCTGGCCGCGCCCGTGCGTGATGTGGCCAGCGTGGATGTGTGGCACACCATCTACCAGCACCCTATGGAGTCGGCGGCAGCCATTGTGCAGTGGCTACGCGGCACAGGCCTCAAGCCTTTTGTGGAAGGCCTGCCTGCCCCGCTGCAAGCCGATTTTCTGGCTGAATATGAGCGCCGCATTGATGCGGCCTATCCCGAGCGGGCCGACGGCAAGCGTCTGCTGGCTTTTCCCCGACTTTTCATGGTGGCGCAGCGCAAGTCATGA
- a CDS encoding HpcH/HpaI aldolase/citrate lyase family protein has product MTQKLVHPASVLLDAQGGFQRLPVCDHYSGVEVRMRKSLQLQAEMMAEFGTCVFDVTLDCEDGAPVGEEAAHAKLVTELANGAAEGARVAARVHAVDHAHFQADMDIIAGGAAGKLCHIMIPKVESVDDVIHAEKALQRATGKRIPLHVLIESPAAVHQAFEIAAHPAVQSISFGLMDFVSAHGGAIPASAMTAQGQFEHPLVVRAKLEIAAACHAHGKVPSHCVVTEFKNPAALEACAQKASRELGYTRMWSIHPDQIRPILRAFAPAEDEVRQSAQILTSAAVQNWAPISFGGVLHDRASYRYFWQLLERAHQTGQVLPVEVQPWFVPDPTH; this is encoded by the coding sequence ATGACGCAAAAACTGGTTCATCCTGCCTCGGTGCTGCTCGACGCTCAGGGTGGCTTTCAGCGCCTGCCTGTCTGCGATCACTACAGCGGTGTGGAAGTGCGCATGCGCAAAAGCCTGCAGTTGCAGGCTGAGATGATGGCCGAATTCGGCACCTGCGTATTCGACGTCACGCTCGATTGCGAGGATGGAGCCCCGGTCGGAGAGGAAGCAGCGCACGCCAAGCTGGTGACCGAGCTGGCCAATGGCGCAGCCGAGGGTGCACGAGTCGCAGCCCGGGTGCATGCCGTGGATCATGCGCATTTCCAGGCGGATATGGACATCATTGCCGGCGGCGCGGCAGGCAAGCTCTGCCACATCATGATTCCCAAGGTGGAGTCGGTTGATGATGTGATTCATGCCGAAAAAGCCTTGCAACGCGCTACAGGCAAGCGCATCCCGCTACATGTTTTGATAGAGTCACCAGCGGCCGTGCACCAGGCATTCGAGATTGCGGCCCACCCTGCGGTGCAGAGCATCTCTTTTGGGCTGATGGACTTTGTCTCGGCCCACGGCGGTGCGATTCCCGCGTCGGCCATGACGGCTCAGGGCCAGTTCGAGCATCCGCTGGTGGTGCGCGCCAAGCTGGAGATTGCCGCGGCCTGTCATGCCCACGGAAAGGTGCCATCGCACTGCGTGGTCACCGAATTCAAGAATCCTGCCGCTTTGGAGGCTTGCGCGCAAAAAGCCTCACGGGAGCTTGGCTACACACGCATGTGGAGTATCCATCCTGACCAGATTCGACCCATTTTGAGAGCCTTCGCCCCCGCAGAAGACGAGGTTCGACAGTCGGCACAAATTCTTACCTCTGCGGCGGTGCAGAATTGGGCCCCCATCAGTTTTGGTGGTGTACTACACGATCGCGCCAGCTATCGCTATTTCTGGCAGTTGCTTGAGCGCGCTCATCAGACGGGGCAGGTCTTGCCGGTTGAAGTTCAACCCTGGTTTGTCCCGGACCCAACCCATTGA
- a CDS encoding GntR family transcriptional regulator — protein MPTLHNTAPDTLTNNTGGAGVSTPAFSPLYQQIKGLILQSLEAGEWRPGELIPSEMELAARFKVSQGTVRKAIDELAAENLVMRRQGKGTFVATHAAQQVQYRFLKLHPDAGDLQREGRAERHILECRRLRAPAEVARALALRTGDAVMHVRRILSFAGIPTILEDIWLPGHAFKGLTAEQMSSYQGPTYAMFELDYGVRMVRADEKIRAVLPDAEQAQVLNIPSTTPLLSVERTAFTYNDVPMELRRGLYRTDTHHYRNALN, from the coding sequence ATGCCAACGCTTCACAACACAGCTCCAGACACCTTAACCAACAATACTGGTGGTGCTGGCGTCTCCACTCCGGCCTTCAGCCCCCTGTATCAGCAGATCAAGGGGCTGATCCTGCAAAGCCTGGAAGCTGGCGAGTGGCGCCCCGGAGAGCTGATCCCCAGTGAAATGGAGCTGGCGGCCCGCTTCAAGGTCAGTCAGGGCACGGTGCGCAAGGCTATCGACGAGCTGGCGGCCGAAAATCTCGTGATGCGACGCCAGGGCAAAGGCACGTTTGTGGCCACTCACGCAGCCCAGCAGGTTCAGTACCGTTTCCTGAAATTGCACCCCGATGCCGGCGACTTGCAGCGCGAAGGCCGCGCCGAGCGCCATATTCTTGAATGCCGCCGCCTGCGCGCCCCAGCCGAAGTCGCGCGCGCCCTGGCGCTGCGCACCGGCGATGCGGTCATGCATGTACGCCGCATTCTGTCCTTTGCCGGCATTCCCACCATTCTGGAAGACATCTGGCTGCCCGGCCACGCCTTCAAAGGCCTGACTGCAGAGCAGATGTCCAGCTACCAAGGCCCCACTTATGCCATGTTCGAGCTCGACTACGGCGTGCGCATGGTACGGGCCGACGAAAAGATTCGCGCCGTTCTCCCGGACGCGGAGCAGGCCCAGGTGTTGAACATCCCCAGCACCACGCCGCTGCTCAGCGTGGAGCGCACGGCATTCACCTACAACGATGTTCCCATGGAGTTACGCCGCGGCCTGTACCGCACCGACACCCACCATTACCGCAATGCATTGAACTGA
- the sdhC gene encoding succinate dehydrogenase, cytochrome b556 subunit: MTEQKAKQRPEFRNINFFSDLPTYRLPLAGIISILHRVSGLLMAILLPFIIWMFDKSISSEISFDSFTSVFAGPFGWCAKLVCLALIWAYLHHFCAGVRHLVMDVNHHAVNKQTGKSTAATVLVISVALTVVLGAKLFGLY, translated from the coding sequence ATGACAGAGCAAAAAGCCAAACAGCGGCCAGAGTTCCGCAATATCAACTTCTTCTCGGACCTTCCGACCTATCGCCTGCCCCTGGCAGGCATCATATCGATTCTGCACCGTGTCAGCGGTTTGCTGATGGCGATCCTGCTGCCGTTCATCATCTGGATGTTCGACAAGTCGATCTCGTCGGAAATCTCGTTTGACTCCTTTACCTCGGTGTTTGCGGGTCCGTTCGGCTGGTGTGCCAAGCTCGTCTGCCTGGCTCTGATCTGGGCCTATCTGCACCACTTCTGCGCAGGTGTTCGCCATCTGGTGATGGACGTGAACCACCACGCCGTGAACAAGCAGACCGGCAAGTCCACTGCCGCAACCGTGCTGGTCATCAGCGTTGCCCTGACCGTGGTGCTTGGCGCCAAGCTGTTTGGTCTGTACTGA
- the acnB gene encoding bifunctional aconitate hydratase 2/2-methylisocitrate dehydratase translates to MLKAYRDHVAERAALGIPPLPLDAKQVAELIELIKNPPAGEEAFLLDLLTHRVPPGVDDAAKVKASLLAAVAHGDVKVALISKAKATELLGTMVGGYNVHPLIELLDDAEVAGVAADALKKTLLMFDFFNDVADKAKAGNAKAKEVMQSWADAEWFTSRPKVEEKITVTVFKVPGETNTDDLSPAPDAWSRPDIPLHYLAMLKNTRPDAAFKPEEDGKRGPMQFIEDLKKKGHLVAYVGDVVGTGSSRKSATNSVIWATGQDIPFVPNKRFGGVTLGGKIAPIFFNTQEDSGALPIEVDVSKLEMGDVIDVLPYAGKIVKNGETVADFQLKSDVLLDEVQAGGRINLIIGRSLTAKAREALGLPASTVFRLPQAPAASNAGFTLAQKMVGRACGLPEGQGVRPGTYCEPRMTTVGSQDTTGPMTRDELKDLACLGFSADMVMQSFCHTAAYPKPVDVKTHRELPEFISNRGGVALRPGDGVIHSWLNRLLLPDTVGTGGDSHTRFPIGISFPAGSGLVAFGAATGVMPLDMPESVLVRFKGEMQPGVTLRDLVHAIPLYAIKQGLLTVAKAGKINEFSGRILEIEGLPNLKVEQAFELSDASAERSAAGCTIKLNPEPIKEYLTSNIVLMKNMIADGYADAKTLQRRIEKVEAWLAKPDLLEADKNAEYAHIIEIDLADIKEPIVCCPNDPDDAKTLSDVAGAKIDEAFIGSCMTNIGHFRAAAKLLGGQRDIPVKLWVAPPTKMDQTELIKEGHYAAFGTAGARTEMPGCSLCMGNQAQVREGATVISTSTRNFPNRLGKNTNVYLGSAELAAIASRLGYLPSKEEYLKEMGVIDADKASVYRYMNFNEITEYAEVAAKV, encoded by the coding sequence ATGTTGAAAGCCTACCGTGACCATGTGGCAGAACGCGCCGCACTGGGCATCCCCCCGCTGCCCCTGGATGCCAAGCAGGTCGCTGAGCTGATCGAGCTGATCAAGAACCCGCCTGCTGGCGAGGAAGCCTTCCTGCTCGACCTGCTGACCCATCGCGTGCCGCCCGGAGTGGACGATGCCGCTAAGGTCAAGGCTTCCCTCCTGGCTGCCGTGGCTCACGGTGACGTCAAGGTGGCTCTCATCTCCAAGGCCAAGGCCACCGAGCTGCTGGGCACCATGGTGGGTGGCTACAACGTGCATCCCCTGATCGAGCTGCTTGATGATGCCGAAGTGGCTGGCGTGGCTGCCGACGCGCTGAAGAAGACGCTGCTGATGTTCGACTTCTTCAACGACGTGGCCGACAAAGCCAAGGCCGGCAACGCCAAGGCCAAGGAAGTGATGCAAAGCTGGGCCGACGCCGAGTGGTTCACTTCGCGCCCCAAGGTCGAGGAAAAGATCACCGTCACCGTCTTCAAGGTGCCTGGCGAAACCAATACCGACGACCTGTCGCCCGCTCCCGATGCCTGGAGCCGCCCCGACATTCCTCTGCATTACCTAGCCATGCTGAAGAACACGCGTCCCGACGCGGCGTTCAAGCCCGAAGAAGACGGCAAGCGCGGCCCCATGCAGTTCATTGAAGACCTGAAGAAGAAGGGCCACCTGGTTGCCTACGTGGGTGATGTGGTCGGTACCGGTTCTTCGCGCAAGTCCGCCACCAACTCGGTGATCTGGGCCACGGGTCAGGACATTCCCTTTGTCCCCAACAAGCGTTTTGGCGGCGTGACCCTGGGCGGCAAGATTGCTCCCATTTTCTTCAACACGCAGGAAGACTCCGGCGCTCTGCCCATTGAAGTCGATGTTTCCAAGCTGGAAATGGGCGACGTGATCGACGTGCTGCCCTACGCCGGCAAGATCGTCAAGAACGGTGAAACCGTGGCTGACTTCCAGCTCAAGTCCGACGTGCTGCTGGACGAAGTGCAAGCCGGTGGCCGTATCAACCTGATCATCGGCCGTTCGCTGACCGCCAAGGCTCGCGAAGCCCTGGGTCTGCCCGCATCCACGGTGTTCCGCCTGCCCCAGGCTCCTGCCGCTTCCAACGCCGGCTTCACGCTGGCCCAGAAGATGGTCGGCCGCGCCTGCGGTCTGCCTGAAGGCCAGGGCGTGCGCCCCGGTACCTACTGCGAACCCCGCATGACTACCGTGGGCTCGCAAGATACCACCGGCCCCATGACCCGTGACGAGCTCAAGGATCTGGCTTGTCTGGGCTTCTCGGCCGATATGGTGATGCAGTCCTTCTGCCACACGGCCGCTTACCCCAAGCCCGTGGACGTGAAGACCCACCGCGAACTGCCCGAATTCATCAGCAACCGTGGCGGCGTGGCCCTGCGTCCTGGTGACGGCGTGATCCACAGCTGGCTGAACCGCCTGCTGCTGCCCGACACCGTGGGTACCGGCGGCGACTCGCATACCCGCTTCCCCATCGGTATCTCCTTCCCTGCAGGCTCCGGTCTGGTGGCCTTCGGTGCCGCGACTGGCGTGATGCCTCTGGACATGCCCGAATCCGTGCTGGTGCGCTTCAAGGGCGAAATGCAGCCCGGTGTGACCCTGCGCGATCTGGTGCACGCGATTCCCCTGTACGCCATCAAGCAAGGTCTGCTGACCGTGGCCAAGGCCGGCAAGATCAACGAGTTCTCGGGTCGTATCCTGGAAATCGAAGGCCTGCCCAATCTGAAGGTCGAGCAGGCGTTCGAGCTGTCCGACGCGTCTGCAGAGCGCTCTGCCGCCGGTTGCACGATCAAGCTGAATCCCGAGCCCATCAAGGAATACCTGACCTCGAACATCGTTCTGATGAAGAACATGATCGCCGACGGTTACGCTGACGCCAAGACCCTGCAGCGCCGTATCGAAAAGGTCGAAGCCTGGCTGGCCAAGCCCGATCTGCTGGAAGCCGACAAGAACGCCGAGTACGCCCACATCATCGAAATCGATCTGGCCGATATCAAGGAACCCATCGTCTGTTGCCCCAATGACCCCGATGACGCCAAGACCCTGTCTGACGTGGCCGGTGCCAAGATCGACGAAGCCTTCATCGGCTCCTGCATGACCAATATCGGTCACTTCCGCGCCGCAGCCAAGCTGCTGGGCGGCCAGCGCGACATCCCCGTCAAGCTGTGGGTGGCTCCTCCCACCAAGATGGACCAGACCGAGCTGATCAAGGAAGGTCACTACGCTGCTTTTGGCACTGCCGGTGCGCGCACCGAAATGCCCGGCTGCTCGCTGTGCATGGGCAACCAGGCCCAGGTGCGTGAAGGTGCGACCGTGATCTCCACCTCGACCCGCAACTTCCCCAACCGTCTGGGCAAGAACACCAATGTGTATCTGGGCTCGGCCGAACTGGCAGCCATCGCTTCGCGTCTGGGCTATCTGCCTTCCAAGGAAGAGTATCTGAAGGAAATGGGCGTGATCGATGCCGACAAGGCATCCGTCTATCGCTACATGAACTTCAATGAAATCACCGAGTACGCTGAAGTCGCCGCCAAGGTGTAA
- a CDS encoding malate dehydrogenase translates to MSKKPVRVAVTGAAGQIGYALLFRIASGEMLGKDQPVILQLLEIPDEKAQNALKGVIMELEDCAFPLLAGIEAHADPMTAFKDTDYALLVGARPRGPGMERADLLAANAQIFTAQGKALNAVASRNVKVLVVGNPANTNAYIAMKSAPDLPAKNFTAMLRLDHNRAASQLAAKGGFKVGDIKKLTVWGNHSPTMYADYRFATVDGKSVKEAINDQEWNANVFLPTVGKRGAAIIAARGLSSAASAANAAIDHMRDWALGSNGEWVTMGVPSNGEYGIPAGIVFGFPVTTTADGEYKIVEGLEIDAFSQECINKTLAELQGEQDGVKHLL, encoded by the coding sequence ATGAGCAAGAAGCCCGTCCGTGTCGCCGTTACCGGCGCAGCTGGCCAAATCGGTTACGCCCTGTTGTTTCGCATCGCCTCTGGCGAAATGCTGGGTAAGGATCAACCCGTTATTCTGCAACTGCTCGAGATTCCCGACGAGAAGGCTCAAAACGCTCTGAAGGGCGTGATCATGGAGCTGGAAGACTGCGCCTTCCCTCTGCTGGCCGGCATCGAAGCCCACGCCGACCCCATGACCGCCTTCAAGGATACCGACTACGCCCTGCTGGTCGGTGCCCGTCCTCGCGGCCCCGGCATGGAACGTGCCGACCTGCTGGCTGCCAACGCCCAGATCTTCACCGCTCAGGGCAAGGCTCTGAACGCCGTGGCTTCGCGCAATGTCAAGGTTCTGGTGGTCGGCAACCCCGCCAACACCAACGCTTACATCGCCATGAAGTCGGCTCCCGATCTGCCGGCCAAGAACTTCACCGCCATGCTGCGCCTGGACCACAACCGCGCTGCTTCCCAGCTGGCTGCCAAGGGCGGCTTCAAGGTTGGCGACATCAAGAAGCTGACCGTCTGGGGCAACCACTCGCCCACCATGTACGCTGACTACCGCTTCGCCACCGTGGACGGCAAGTCTGTGAAGGAAGCCATCAACGACCAGGAATGGAACGCCAACGTCTTCCTGCCCACCGTGGGCAAGCGCGGCGCCGCCATCATCGCTGCTCGCGGCCTGTCGTCGGCTGCCTCGGCTGCCAACGCTGCCATTGACCACATGCGTGACTGGGCTCTGGGCTCCAACGGCGAATGGGTCACCATGGGCGTGCCTTCCAACGGCGAGTACGGCATCCCCGCCGGCATCGTGTTCGGCTTCCCCGTGACCACCACGGCCGACGGCGAATACAAGATCGTCGAAGGTCTGGAAATCGATGCCTTCTCGCAAGAATGCATCAACAAGACTCTGGCTGAGCTGCAAGGCGAGCAAGACGGCGTCAAGCACCTGCTGTAA
- the bfr gene encoding bacterioferritin, with protein sequence MQGHPEVVDYLKDLLRGELAARDQYFAHSRIYEDQGFTKLFTRLDHEMQEETQHADALLRRILMLGGRPDMRPKEFTPGETVPEMLRKDLDTEYEVRAGLQQGIALCEQHHDYVSRDILLTQLRDTEEDHAYWLEKQLGLIQMVGLQNYLQSQA encoded by the coding sequence ATGCAAGGCCACCCCGAAGTCGTCGATTACCTCAAGGACTTGCTGCGCGGCGAGCTGGCAGCGCGCGATCAGTATTTCGCGCACTCGCGCATCTATGAAGACCAAGGTTTTACCAAACTCTTCACGCGCCTGGACCACGAGATGCAGGAAGAGACCCAGCATGCCGACGCGCTGCTGCGCCGCATCCTGATGCTGGGCGGCCGCCCCGACATGCGCCCCAAGGAATTCACGCCCGGCGAGACCGTGCCCGAGATGCTGCGCAAGGATCTGGACACCGAGTATGAAGTGCGCGCCGGTCTGCAACAGGGCATTGCACTATGCGAGCAACATCACGACTATGTGAGCCGCGACATCCTGCTGACCCAGTTGCGCGACACCGAGGAAGACCACGCCTACTGGCTGGAAAAGCAGCTGGGACTGATCCAGATGGTTGGGCTGCAGAACTATCTGCAAAGCCAGGCTTGA
- a CDS encoding 7-cyano-7-deazaguanine/7-aminomethyl-7-deazaguanine transporter, whose protein sequence is MTSAHAVQAPLSPPSRVPLYLSLLVAFHIAIVIASNYLVQLPINLLGFHSTWGAFSFPFIFLATDLTVRLIGKVEARRVITRAMLPALLVSYVVGVLFHEGHFNGWDALQNFNSFVFRIALASFAAYALGQLLDIQVFDRIRQKSRAWWLAPAAASIFGQALDTAAFFSIAFWNSTDAFMAANWVEIAMVDYVIKLAVSLLLFVPAYGVVLAAIVRNMSVQAAPATAAH, encoded by the coding sequence ATGACATCCGCTCATGCCGTGCAGGCGCCGCTGTCGCCGCCCTCGCGCGTGCCGCTTTATCTCTCTCTGCTGGTGGCGTTTCACATCGCCATCGTCATCGCCAGCAACTATCTGGTGCAACTGCCCATCAATCTGCTGGGCTTTCACAGCACCTGGGGGGCTTTCAGCTTTCCCTTCATCTTTCTGGCCACCGACCTGACCGTGCGCCTGATCGGCAAGGTGGAGGCGCGGCGCGTCATCACCCGTGCCATGCTGCCTGCGCTGCTGGTGTCCTATGTGGTGGGCGTGCTCTTTCATGAAGGCCACTTCAACGGCTGGGATGCGCTGCAGAACTTCAACAGTTTTGTGTTCCGCATTGCCTTGGCCAGCTTTGCCGCCTACGCGCTGGGCCAGTTGCTGGATATCCAGGTCTTTGACCGCATTCGCCAGAAGAGCCGCGCATGGTGGCTGGCTCCGGCGGCGGCCTCGATTTTTGGTCAGGCGCTGGATACGGCGGCCTTTTTCTCCATCGCCTTCTGGAACAGCACCGACGCCTTCATGGCAGCCAACTGGGTGGAAATCGCGATGGTCGATTACGTCATCAAGCTGGCCGTGAGCCTGCTGCTGTTCGTGCCGGCCTACGGGGTGGTACTGGCAGCCATCGTGCGCAATATGAGCGTGCAGGCTGCGCCTGCGACTGCGGCGCATTGA
- the sdhD gene encoding succinate dehydrogenase, hydrophobic membrane anchor protein, translating to MSVNYGSKRTVVGAHYGTRDFLAQRSTAVLMALYTVVLLVRFLTVGGPVGYEQWAGIFAPQWMKFLTLALFVALGWHAWIGVRDIWMDYVKPVGLRLSLQVITIAWLVGCIGWGIQVLWRL from the coding sequence ATGTCCGTGAATTACGGCTCCAAGCGCACTGTTGTCGGTGCGCACTATGGCACTCGCGACTTTCTGGCCCAACGCTCCACTGCCGTCCTGATGGCTCTGTACACCGTTGTGCTGCTGGTGCGCTTTCTGACAGTCGGCGGCCCCGTGGGCTACGAGCAATGGGCAGGCATCTTCGCCCCCCAATGGATGAAATTTCTGACCCTGGCCCTGTTCGTGGCTCTGGGCTGGCATGCCTGGATCGGCGTGCGCGATATCTGGATGGACTATGTCAAGCCCGTGGGCCTGCGTCTGTCGCTGCAAGTCATCACCATTGCCTGGCTGGTCGGTTGCATCGGCTGGGGCATCCAGGTTCTGTGGCGTCTCTGA